The Bacillus sp. Y1 genome has a window encoding:
- a CDS encoding ribosomal-processing cysteine protease Prp translates to MEITRSTTNGKIISYKLEGHAYYNEYGKDIVCAGVSAVSIGTVNSIEALLGIVPEHTIYEGFLKVDIPERIESKTFEQVQLLLESMVIMLKSIQESYGEFLTIEETIQ, encoded by the coding sequence GTGGAGATTACAAGAAGCACTACTAACGGTAAAATAATATCTTACAAATTGGAGGGTCACGCATACTATAACGAATACGGCAAGGACATTGTTTGTGCCGGTGTTTCAGCTGTATCAATTGGAACGGTTAACTCAATAGAAGCATTGTTGGGAATTGTGCCAGAACACACAATATATGAAGGTTTTTTGAAAGTAGACATACCTGAACGAATTGAGTCAAAAACTTTTGAGCAGGTACAGCTTTTGTTGGAATCAATGGTAATTATGCTGAAATCTATCCAAGAATCTTACGGTGAATTTTTAACAATTGAAGAAACTATACAATAG
- a CDS encoding NtaA/DmoA family FMN-dependent monooxygenase (This protein belongs to a clade of FMN-dependent monooxygenases, within a broader family of flavin-dependent oxidoreductases, the luciferase-like monooxygenase (LMM) family, some of whose members use coenzyme F420 rather than FMN.), whose product MNNRKKLKLGAAIEGVGFNYMGWRHPDMPSNASENIDYYVKQAKIAEAGKFDTIFLFDVSHVGPGNIPHHLSMFEGISILSALSMATTNIGLIATIATSYADPFTAARQILSLDKISKGRAGLNAVTSNPGGMVNYSRSHLSKADQYPMQKEFMEILLGLWDSYEDDAFIRDKANGIYLDPQKMHALRYRGKYFSVDGPLNLSRSIQGRPALFTAGSSSNFVENAAKYTDGGFIASSSLEYAKGIAAELRKRVALEGRSTEDFIVVTSQMPIVGSTEAEAEEKFQEMQSLMPVYRIPRPLFFGSAEKVADQVQEWYEEGTMDMLLIQQEYPTGLQDFVDLVVPILQDRGIFHTEYESNTLRGNLGLPYPENKYSL is encoded by the coding sequence ATGAATAATAGAAAAAAACTAAAACTTGGAGCTGCGATTGAAGGGGTTGGGTTCAACTATATGGGGTGGCGACATCCAGACATGCCTAGCAATGCAAGTGAAAATATTGATTACTATGTAAAACAAGCAAAAATAGCAGAAGCAGGAAAGTTTGACACAATATTTTTATTCGATGTCAGTCATGTTGGACCAGGGAATATTCCACATCACTTGAGTATGTTTGAGGGTATCAGTATTTTGTCGGCACTTAGTATGGCAACGACAAATATAGGTCTTATAGCAACAATCGCTACGTCGTATGCTGATCCATTTACTGCTGCGAGACAGATCCTTTCACTTGATAAAATTAGTAAGGGACGAGCAGGTTTGAATGCCGTTACGTCAAATCCGGGAGGTATGGTGAATTATAGCAGGTCACATCTTTCAAAAGCAGATCAATATCCTATGCAAAAAGAATTTATGGAAATTTTATTAGGTCTATGGGATTCATATGAAGATGATGCATTTATACGTGATAAAGCGAATGGTATTTACCTCGATCCGCAAAAAATGCACGCTTTAAGATATAGAGGGAAGTATTTCTCAGTAGATGGTCCGTTGAATCTAAGCCGTTCGATTCAAGGCAGACCGGCACTCTTCACGGCGGGTAGTTCTTCTAATTTTGTAGAAAACGCTGCGAAATATACAGATGGTGGTTTTATAGCTTCTTCTTCACTTGAATATGCTAAAGGAATTGCAGCAGAGCTTAGAAAGCGAGTAGCTTTGGAAGGACGATCAACAGAAGATTTTATTGTTGTGACTTCACAAATGCCGATTGTCGGTAGTACTGAAGCAGAAGCAGAAGAAAAATTCCAAGAAATGCAAAGTTTGATGCCAGTTTATAGAATACCAAGACCTTTGTTTTTTGGTTCAGCCGAGAAAGTAGCCGATCAAGTTCAGGAATGGTATGAAGAAGGTACGATGGATATGTTATTGATACAACAGGAATATCCAACAGGGTTACAAGATTTCGTTGATTTAGTTGTTCCGATTTTACAGGATAGAGGCATTTTTCATACAGAATATGAATCAAATACGTTACGGGGTAATTTGGGTCTGCCTTATCCAGAAAATAAATATTCATTATAA
- a CDS encoding ArsR/SmtB family transcription factor: MNNPVDIFKALANESRIQILEWLKNPEAHFSPQEGIDLVEVGVCVSQITSKMNMNQSTASQYLSILHRVGLINAKRIGKWTYYKRNEDAINQIGLYLQKGE, translated from the coding sequence ATGAACAATCCAGTAGATATTTTTAAGGCATTAGCTAATGAGTCGCGTATTCAAATACTAGAATGGTTAAAAAACCCAGAAGCTCACTTTTCACCCCAAGAAGGGATTGATCTTGTTGAAGTAGGGGTATGTGTGAGTCAAATAACTAGTAAAATGAATATGAATCAATCCACTGCGTCTCAATATCTCTCAATATTACATCGAGTTGGTTTAATTAATGCCAAACGTATTGGTAAATGGACATATTATAAGAGAAACGAAGATGCAATTAATCAAATTGGTCTGTATCTCCAGAAAGGTGAATGA